The stretch of DNA GATCTCGAGCAGGACCGTTTGGATGACGTCATATGGGGTCAGGGCGAATTGCCCCTTCTCCACCAGCAGGATCCCCAATGTGGAAGGGTGGCTGGCCCGTTCCCAGTAAATGGAGCGTATCAAATCTTCCATCGTCATTCCCCCGATTTGCTAATACAGAACATATTCGACGTCGGGGGGAAAATTCCTTTTTTGTAACAAAATCGACAATAAATACGGAGGGATTAATCCCGGATGCGGCTTAATTCATTTTTTTCATTTTTTCCGTTGTGGTATAGTTGGGATAGAGAAGGGAGGAAATCTGCGTTGAAGAAGAAAAGCAGCAAAATCAACCGGGTCCGCTCGTTCGCTTTCCGTTTGGTGATCGCCGGTATCCTTTTAATGTATATCGGATTATTGTTGAAAGACTATCCGTTCCTCATGGTCCTTTTTATGCTGTTAGGCCTGTTGTCCGTCATGGGCAGCACCTTGGTTTATTTAAGGATCGGCCTCCTTTCCGTCCAAGCCGAACAAGTCATTTGCCCTTCTTGCGGGAAAAGGACGAAGATGCTGGGCAGGGTGGATCTGTGCATGTTTTGCGGGGAGGCGCTGACTTTGGATCCGGAACTGGAAGGAAAAGAATTCGACGAAAGCTACAATAAAAGAAGACCGAAAAAAGCGGGGAAAAACGCCTCCGAACGGGAGCTTGAAAAAAGCGAAACGTAGACGAGCCGGGAAACTTCCCGGTTTTTTTGGCGGCATGCGGCAAAAGCGGGAACCCGGCCCCATTTTCCTCAGAAAAAAGGGGAATAAAAAACAGAGCGATCTACATGAGATGCTCTGTCCCTTCAGTGGCCTTCCTTTTTGGCGCAGTCCTCGCAAAGTCCGTATATTTCCAATCGATGATGGCTGACTTTGAAATTCGTGACATGGGCGGCAAATTGTTCCACTTCATTCAGGCTCGGATAATGGAAATCGACGATTTTTCCGCATTTTTCGCATATGGCATGATAATGGTCGCTCGTCGCGAAGTCAAAACGGCTGGAAGAGTCCCCGTAGGTCAGTTCTTTCACCAAACCCGCTTCGCGGAAGACCCGCAGGTTGTTGTAGACCGTCGCGACACTCATATTCGGAAATTTTCCTTCCAGCGCTTTATATATTTCATCAGCGGTCGGGTGGGACATGGAATTGATCAAATATTCCAGTATCGCATGACGCTGCGGAGTTATGCGGATGCCGGACTCTTTGAGCGTCTCCAGCGCTTCTTTCAGTTGGTTGCCAGCCACCGCCATGCACCTCTTTTCTCATTGGAAAGCATTATTACATAATAATCTTTATAATTAGTGTACTAATTTTTCAACGCCTTTGTCAATAAAATTCCACCGGGAACGGCCGGGCGGACGGAAGCGGAGAAAAGGACGGCCCCTCCGGTTTCCCCTTCTTCCCCAAAAGACAAACCGGCCGGGCGCAGTCCGGAAGGCCCCGGGCGCCGGCAGTCCCGTCCGGTTCCTGCAGGCGGCAAGAAGTGCTCCATCATCATGGGGTTTCCCGTTTCGGCGCGACTTTGCCAGCCTTTTGCCGGGAATCACGGCCATGAAGCCCGCCCGAGCCCGCCAATGAAGGATGAAAAAACTCCGTTCCTTGTTGGTTTTCCCTTTTTTCAGCAAGATCATCAAAAACCTTGCCGAAAAAAATTTTCCAGGCTTCCGGATCATGACGATTCGCTGTGCAGCACGTCTTCCTTGACCCCAAAAGCCTGATTTACAAATCTTGCCGCGACAAAAAGATAATCGGACAGGCGGTTTAAATAGGCCAGGACTTGCGGATTGACATTCTCCAGGGCGACGGCGCAACGCTCGGCGCGCCTGACGATCGTGCGGGCGGCATGGAGGGCCGCTCCCGCCGGATGGCCGCCGGGCAAAATAAAATTGGTCAGCGGCGCCAGCTTTTTGTCCCATTCATCGATCCATTTTTCCAAGTTTTCCACATCTTCCTTTTGAATCGGCCAATGCACTTTCTTTCCCTCGGGCGTGGAAAGTTCCGAACCGACGTGGAACAGCTTCGTCTGGATTTGGCGGATTTCCGCCAAGAACTTTTCCTTTTCCGGAAAAGAAGCGTCGCGCAAAAAACTGGCGGACAACCCGATCAAGGAATTCGCTTCATCGCAAGTCCCATAAGCCTCCACTTTCGGATCGTTTTTCGCCACCCGCACCCCGTAAACGAGGGACGTGGTTCCCTTATCTCCGGACCGCGTGTAGATTTTCATGCCTCCCATTCCCCTTCCCATTGATTTGTATTGCCCGTTTCCAGCAGCGGAACGGTTCCCTCCGTGGCGGGAACCATCCTTTTCCCTTTCATTTTAATCCATTCCAAACATTAAAAAAAGCTGGTTCAAAAGCGTCCTCTTTTGAAACCAGCCAAATCAGATGAGTGAGGAGGTATGCCCTGTTATACAGTATTCAGGCGGATTCGGCCTGAGTAGTTGAAAAGCCTGTATTCCCCGTGATTTTCTGTTCCTTTCTTCCGAAAAAGCGGGGACCGGAATCGGGCGCCGCCTTCCTCCGAAAAGACGCCCCAAGGACGGTCCGGGATCCTCTCCGCATTTCAAGGCACAGCTTCCGATTCCGCTTTCCAAAGGTTTCTTCGTGCCGCGCGCAAAATACCGCCTTTTTCGTTCGCCCGGCCCGCATAAGCTTTGATTCAATGATCGTCCGCAGCAAACCATGGGCCGACGTCCATATCCCCCGGAAGTTGCGGCGGGTTCACTTGCCGGCATGTCCGCGAATCCATTCCAATGCCTGTTCCACATGGCCGTTTACCTGAACTTTCCGCCACTCCTTCGCCACATTTCCTTCCTTATCGATAATGAATGTGGAGCGTTCCGTTCCGAAGAACTCCCTGCCGAACATCTTCTTCGGCTTCCACACCCCGTAAGCTTTGGCGATTTCATGGTCCTCATCGGTCAGCAGCAAGAAAGGCAGCCGGTGTTTTTCGGCAAATTTTTGATGGGACCGGAGGGAATCGCCGCTCACCCCCAGGATGACCGCGTTCAGATCGGAAAAATCCTGGTAATGATCCCTGAAATCGCATGCTTCCGCCGTACATCCCGGGGTCATATCCTTCGGATAGAAATACAGGACGACATATTTTCCTCGGAAATCGGATAACTTCACCTTTTCCCCGTTCGTGGCGAGGGCTTCAAAATCAGGGGCTTTTTTTCCTGTTAAGGATTCCATATTCCTTCCTCCCATTCCGTTCTCAAATTAACCCGTCCCGGCCGGCCGAAGGCGGGAAAAACCGGTCCTTCACGGCCCGCCCCGCCGTGGAAAGCTTCGCCATGGGTGTACTTACCAATAGCTTAGCGAATCGCCGATTAAAAAACAAATGAGAAGTCCCGAAGGATTTGCGGATCACGGGCATTCCCGCACAGTCCCGCTCCTTCGGGCCCGCTCAAAAACTTTCCCGGAAAACCCGCCCTTTCTCGCTGTCAAAAGAAAAGGCTTGCTCTCGGGGCCTGTATCCTTTTTCGGGAGGTCTCTTTCCAAAAACCCGCTTTCCGATTTCATCCCAGGCTCCGCCGCTTCCTGATGTCGGCCACCGTCCGGAAGACAAAGGAGGCGGAGATCGCGTATCCGAGCAATCCTTCGATGACTGCGACCAGGCGCCCGATCCCCAAGGGCACCACATCCCCGTAACCGATGGAAAACATCGTAATGCCGCTAAAATACACGCACGTAAACAGCAAGTCCAACCCTTCCGGTTCGCCGGCCTTCGTCCCGGTTTCCGCCAGGACGGCATAACCGTTTTGCATCAGGAGAAAATAGATGAGTCCGAAGCCGATCACCGCCGTGACATACATGAACAGCAAATATACAAAACTCCGCCACGTCAAAAATTTATCGATCATGGCTTCCGGGAGAAAAAGGGTGCGCAAACTCATGCCGATGCAAAGGATCACCAAAAACAAAAACAGGAACGGGATCATCGCTCACCTCGACCGGAAATGGAAAAGTCCTTACATCCATCTATACGCTTGTCACCCCCCTTTCATTCGGAAAAATTCCGAAACAACAACACGGGAAGAAAAAACGTTCGGGAGGAATGTCCGGTCCGGGCGGCATATAATTTATGGTAAGCGGAAGATGGGCATCGGAAAGCCCGGGCCTGAAAAAAGTAAACAGCGGCCCCGGAGCACGCACTTTCCGGAATGAAAAAGATCACCGGCAAAAAAGGGGAAGATCCGGCGGGATCATCCGCCGCCGAAATGGCGGAAAGGGGCACGTGTCAGGCCCTCCGGCCGGGCCGGCGGCATCGAATGAAACCTGCAGCCGGAGGACGGCGGAAAGAGGGACGGAAAATCGTTGCCCCAGGCCCCGCACGGCCGCTGTCCATCCGTTTTCCGGGCCCGTCGGCAGGCACAAATTATTCACTTTTTTCCGCTGGACAAAGCCCTTGAATATGATAAAATACTGCAAACGTGGGTATCTTTTCTCTAAAGTGAAATGCAGGAAATCCAATCGATCACCATGGATGAAAGGGATATTTTATGAAACTTGGCGCTCGTATTTTAAAAACCGGAACGGCCATTGTGCTGGCATTATTCCTTGCCGAACTGTTAAAACTGCCGTCGCCCGTTTTCGCGGGGATCGCGGCCATATTCGCGGTTCAGCCTTCCATCTACCGGTCGTATTTGACGATCGTGGAACAGATCCAAGGAAATATCATCGGCGCATTATGCGCGATTTTGTTCTATCAGCTCTTCGGCAATCATTTCGTCATCATCGGTCTCGCCGCCATCATCGCCATCATTATCCATTTGCGGTTGAAGATCGAAAATACGATCTCCCTGTCCCTGGTTACCTTGGTGGCCATCATGGTCGCCCCGGAAGACGATTTTTACTCATTCGCCTTCATCCGGTTTATCACCATCCTTTTGGGGATCTTGTCGGCGTTCCTGATCAACCTTGCGCTCCTTCCGCCGAAATATGAAACAAAACTTTTCAAGTCGATTATGGAAATAACCGGAGAAGTGATTAAATGGATCCGGATAAGCATTTATCAGGCATCCGATCATGTGGAGCTGAAAAATGATATCGAACGGATCAAAGAACGGTTGATCCGGCTCGATCAAATTTTCTTATTTTATAAGGAGGAACGGAATTTTTTACGAAAGCACCGCTACGCCAAAATGCGGAAAGTGGTTCTCTACCGGCACATGATCGCAACGGTCCGGGCCTCCCTCAACGTGCTGAAAAAACTGCATCAATATGAAAATGATTTAAGCCTCTTGCCGGGCCATTTTACGGAAAAATTGAAGGGCTGCATCGAACAGCTGACGATCAGCCATGAACAAATCCTGATCCGTTATACGGGAAAGGCGAAAATGAAACATGAAGAAAAAATCGGCGAGCTCGATTCGATGAAACAAAACCTGCTGAGGCTCCATCTGCAATATTTGAAGGAAGAAGGGGACGAACAGGCGGCCTATCACATTTTGCAGATGATGGCGGCCGTGATGGAATACAATGAACATCTTCTTCATTTGGAAAAGCTGATCAACAGCCTGCAATCGTTCCATAAAGAGGAGGGGCATGTCCGATTGGCGGAGCCCGATCCCCAATAAGCTCCCGATTGTTCCGAAAAAAAAGGACGGGGGATCACCTGCGGGAGAAAAGGCCGGCGACGGCCGGGAAAATGGAGAAGGAAAGGTTCAAGGCGCCGTAAAAAGTGCGGAAGGGAAAAAACACCGTCCCGCAAACGGGCCCATATTCCGGGGGATTTTTTCAGCTCACCGGTGTCCTCCGGCGCATATTTGTACCCGCAAACGGACCCGTATTCCGGGGAATTCCCCTTCGCCGGCATTTACCGTCGGACGAAAGGGGATCCCCGGTTTTTTTGCGGAAAAACGACCGTGTGCTTCCTTCGGAAAATGTGTCCGTGCAGGAAGGGGGAACAGGAAGCTTCGCTTTGGCAGGGGAAGGGGGCGCTCTCATGGATATTTGGCATTCGTGCGGTAAGCGTTTCGGCAGCCGGGTGGGCGTGTTCGCCGCCGGATGCAACCGGTTTCATTTTTCCGTTGCCCAATGGTTCTCTGGCGCCCCAAAGCAAAACCGGGCGGATCCAAGAAATCCGCAAAATTCCCGGGCTCCCGCGGCTTGGAACTTGGAAGCGGGCAGCCGCAAGTCGCGCGGACGGAAATTGTACCTGCTTCCGTACCGGCCTCTTTTCAGCCCGGCAAAACCCGCAAAGGGCAGAACCCGGGAACCGGCGGAGGGGGCAGCCGGAGACAGGAAAACGAAAATCGGCGGCACCCGGGACAGGCGGTCAATATTTGCGGTATTTCAAATACCGTTCGTACCAGGTATCGACAAAATCGGGGGCAAAGGGGCCTTTTTTCTGGCGGATCCAATAGGTGAGCGTGGAGATGTTGTTTTTTAATATTTGATCGATAATTTTCGGGTAACCCATGCTCCGCTTATGCTCCTCGTATTCGTCTTCGTCGAGGAGGACGTAGGTCATGTCGGGATATACTTTAATATCCAAGTCGTAATCGATGTATTTCAACGCTTCATCGTCGATGACAAAGGGGGAACTGATATTGCAATAATAATAGATGCCGTCTTCCCTCAGCATCCCGATCACATTGAACCAATGCCGGGCATGGAAATAACAGATGGCCGGCTCCCTGGTGATCCAGGTTTTGCCGTTGGATTCGGTCACCGCCGTATGGTCGTTGCCGCCGATGATTTCCATTTTCGTTCCTTTCAGAACGATCGTTTCTTTCCAAATGCGATGGATTTGGCCGTTATGCTTGTAACTGTGGATTTCAATCGTCGTTCCGGCAGCTGGTATCGTCATCGGGATCCCTTCTTTCTCGTAAAAACATCTTCCGCGATCGTCTATATCTAAATATTATACCGCGATTTCATGAAAGATTAAACAGAAGAGGCGGAAGAACTCCCGGAAACCGGGGAAATTTTTATGCGGATCGTCCCTTGAATTTTTCCGTAAAAACGGGGTGGAACCGCCGCCGCGGCCGCCGCTTTTGTAAACATGCGGTCCGCCGGAACCATTTCGGAGGGGGCATGGTTTCAGCCGGCAAAAGGGGCCTGGCGTCCCGGCCGGCCGCCTGGGTCAAAACGAAAAACGAGGGTGGCCCGAAACGGGGGCACCCTCATGCTGGAAAACTATATGCCAAAATGGGAAATTACGAATTTTTTTGCTTTTTCGTTTCCGACTGTTGATTTTGCTTCTTTACTTGTTGGGCATCGGTTTCAGCGGCAAATTCCGTCCCGTATTGCCCTTTGGAAGATTGGGCGTTTTGCTGTCTTACTTTTTGAACGTCCGTGCCAGCTTGGGATTTCTTAGCCATGTTATCACCTCCACTTGGTCATTAACATTCCCTCGCGGAAGTGAAATTATCCAAAAAACCGATGGAATTTTTAAATCAGAAGCGACCTTCCCCCGTCGACGACGATGGTCTGCCCGCGGATCATCGACGCTTCATCGGACAGCAAAAACATGATGACGTTCACGATGTCGTCCGCTTCCACCATCCTTCCGGCCGGGGTCCTGTTCCTCGCGTCCTCAAGCAGCGCCTCCCGGTTCGGAAAATGTTTTAAGGCGTCCGTATCGACGGCGCCTCCGGAAACCGCATTGACGGCGATGTTTTTCGGTGCCAGCTCCACCGCCAAATACCTCGTCAACGATTCAACGGCGGCTTTGGAGGCGCCGATGAGCGTATAATTGTCCAAATAGCGAATCGAGCCGATCGAAGTGACGCTGACGATCTTTCCCCCTCCGTTTTTCTCCATCCGTTTTGCCGCTTCCAGCGAACAAAACAGCATCCCTTTGCTGTTGATGTTCATCGTCCAGTCCCAATGGTTCTCCTTCAGTTCCATGGCGGGCCGCAAAACCCCGGAGGCGGCGTTGTTGATGAGGACGTCCAGCCGGCCGAAAAATTCATCGACGGCCCGGAACATCTCCCTGATCTTCTCCGTCTCCCCGATGTTCGCCTTGACGGTCAACGCCCTTCTTCCCATTTGCTCGATCTCTTCCTTGACCGCCATGGCCGCCTTTTCATTCCTCGCGTAATTGATCACCAAATCGTAGCCCGCCTTTGCCAGGCGGAGGGCCGTTTTTCGGCCGATCCCCCGGCTTCCGCCCGTGACCAATGCCACCTTGTTCTCCACGTCTCCCATCCTTCCTTTCCCTTTTCGCTAAAATGACGTTTGCCCGCTGAACGTTGCAGCTTCGCCTGCCTCTTTAAAAAATCCGCCCGGCCCTCGCCTTCCCGGTCCGGCATCGGTGACGGGAAAATCGGTCCCGGTCAAACATGATGAAACCGTCCGCCGAAAGCCGCGCAGGTTCGGGGCGGGGAGCCCCCGGATAGCAGGCCGCCAAATTGATCCGCTCCGTCCGGGTGCCAAGTTTAAGGGGAAGACCCCTCCCGGTCCCCCGCCTCGTCGCGGTTCACGCTGACGGTCCGCCGGGGCGGACTTTCCCTTTCCGGCTGCCCCCTTTTTCCGTCCCGATATCCCCTTGATA from Caldibacillus debilis DSM 16016 encodes:
- a CDS encoding DUF2614 family zinc ribbon-containing protein yields the protein MKKKSSKINRVRSFAFRLVIAGILLMYIGLLLKDYPFLMVLFMLLGLLSVMGSTLVYLRIGLLSVQAEQVICPSCGKRTKMLGRVDLCMFCGEALTLDPELEGKEFDESYNKRRPKKAGKNASERELEKSET
- the perR gene encoding peroxide-responsive transcriptional repressor PerR — protein: MAGNQLKEALETLKESGIRITPQRHAILEYLINSMSHPTADEIYKALEGKFPNMSVATVYNNLRVFREAGLVKELTYGDSSSRFDFATSDHYHAICEKCGKIVDFHYPSLNEVEQFAAHVTNFKVSHHRLEIYGLCEDCAKKEGH
- a CDS encoding cob(I)yrinic acid a,c-diamide adenosyltransferase translates to MKIYTRSGDKGTTSLVYGVRVAKNDPKVEAYGTCDEANSLIGLSASFLRDASFPEKEKFLAEIRQIQTKLFHVGSELSTPEGKKVHWPIQKEDVENLEKWIDEWDKKLAPLTNFILPGGHPAGAALHAARTIVRRAERCAVALENVNPQVLAYLNRLSDYLFVAARFVNQAFGVKEDVLHSESS
- the bcp gene encoding thioredoxin-dependent thiol peroxidase, producing MESLTGKKAPDFEALATNGEKVKLSDFRGKYVVLYFYPKDMTPGCTAEACDFRDHYQDFSDLNAVILGVSGDSLRSHQKFAEKHRLPFLLLTDEDHEIAKAYGVWKPKKMFGREFFGTERSTFIIDKEGNVAKEWRKVQVNGHVEQALEWIRGHAGK
- a CDS encoding ion channel; protein product: MIPFLFLFLVILCIGMSLRTLFLPEAMIDKFLTWRSFVYLLFMYVTAVIGFGLIYFLLMQNGYAVLAETGTKAGEPEGLDLLFTCVYFSGITMFSIGYGDVVPLGIGRLVAVIEGLLGYAISASFVFRTVADIRKRRSLG
- a CDS encoding FUSC family protein, which codes for MKLGARILKTGTAIVLALFLAELLKLPSPVFAGIAAIFAVQPSIYRSYLTIVEQIQGNIIGALCAILFYQLFGNHFVIIGLAAIIAIIIHLRLKIENTISLSLVTLVAIMVAPEDDFYSFAFIRFITILLGILSAFLINLALLPPKYETKLFKSIMEITGEVIKWIRISIYQASDHVELKNDIERIKERLIRLDQIFLFYKEERNFLRKHRYAKMRKVVLYRHMIATVRASLNVLKKLHQYENDLSLLPGHFTEKLKGCIEQLTISHEQILIRYTGKAKMKHEEKIGELDSMKQNLLRLHLQYLKEEGDEQAAYHILQMMAAVMEYNEHLLHLEKLINSLQSFHKEEGHVRLAEPDPQ
- the ntdP gene encoding nucleoside tri-diphosphate phosphatase: MTIPAAGTTIEIHSYKHNGQIHRIWKETIVLKGTKMEIIGGNDHTAVTESNGKTWITREPAICYFHARHWFNVIGMLREDGIYYYCNISSPFVIDDEALKYIDYDLDIKVYPDMTYVLLDEDEYEEHKRSMGYPKIIDQILKNNISTLTYWIRQKKGPFAPDFVDTWYERYLKYRKY
- a CDS encoding gamma-type small acid-soluble spore protein, with amino-acid sequence MAKKSQAGTDVQKVRQQNAQSSKGQYGTEFAAETDAQQVKKQNQQSETKKQKNS
- the fabL gene encoding enoyl-[acyl-carrier-protein] reductase FabL; amino-acid sequence: MENKVALVTGGSRGIGRKTALRLAKAGYDLVINYARNEKAAMAVKEEIEQMGRRALTVKANIGETEKIREMFRAVDEFFGRLDVLINNAASGVLRPAMELKENHWDWTMNINSKGMLFCSLEAAKRMEKNGGGKIVSVTSIGSIRYLDNYTLIGASKAAVESLTRYLAVELAPKNIAVNAVSGGAVDTDALKHFPNREALLEDARNRTPAGRMVEADDIVNVIMFLLSDEASMIRGQTIVVDGGRSLLI